Proteins from a genomic interval of Amphiura filiformis chromosome 9, Afil_fr2py, whole genome shotgun sequence:
- the LOC140160368 gene encoding G-protein coupled receptor GRL101-like, which yields MRNGTLRVLMWILGLSALVGNIFVIVWRFRAQHSTQKKKNKVESILVSNLAIADCLMGIYMLVIASADLYYRDVYIYFAEQWQNSFGCKLAGLTSVVSSEASLFFLTVISIDRYLCIVYPLSQVRLRNKSATITVIVIWLLAFSLSIVPVLGVNKFGNAFYGRSSVCLALPLTIQRPKGWQYSVALFLGVNLALFLVMAFCYISIYVNVRSSAKSLHSNSKNNDHIKLATRMVFLVLTDLFCWMPVIIMGCMSQVGVFISGDVYAWTAVLVLPLNSSLNPYLYTILTSETSRKKRRRDKDSGATKLTSLQSQSSSRECSKMTISQSVQNELEGVGTLMKMAVTTQRSCRLLPFMTRARCRAFLLSTYQSRNDFEFTMKDIEAISADLVKALQYLHNSNIAHGHINEDCVLIEKIPNSESRRAFMMMSGKELHYPSTTHKNCTNETSDFDETEILTSTDSAFCEDKEQLQLIIARLIKGKPNEKQL from the exons ATGAGGAATGGGACATTACGAGTGCTTATGTGGATATTAGGGTTAAGTGCACTTGTTGGTAACATCTTTGTAATTGTATGGAGGTTCAGAGCGCAGCATTCAAcgcaaaagaagaaaaataaggtTGAATCAATCTTAGTGTCCAATCTTGCCATTGCAGATTGTTTGATGGGAATTTATATGTTAGTCATTGCCTCTGCAGATTTGTATTACAGAGATGTTTACATTTATTTTGCCGAGCAATGGCAAAATAGTTTTGGGTGTAAATTAGCCGGTTTAACGTCTGTTGTATCGAGCGAAGCATCATTGTTTTTTCTTACAGTTATAAGCATTGACCGATATCTGTGTATTGTTTATCCACTGAGTCAAGTTCGTCTTAGAAATAAGTCGGCAACAATAACCGTAATTGTTATCTGGTTACTTGCCTTCAGTTTAAGTATTGTCCCTGTATTAGGCGTAAATAAATTTGGCAATGCATTTTATGGACGGTCCAGTGTGTGTCTTGCACTGCCCCTTACAATCCAACGTCCCAAAGGATGGCAATATTCGGTCGCTTTGTTTCTTGGAGTAAATTTAGCCCTCTTTCTGGTAATGGCTTTTTGTTACATTTCAATCTATGTTAACGTTAGATCGTCAGCTAAAAGTCTCCATAGTAACAGCAAAAATAATGATCATATTAAACTGGCAACTCGTATGGTGTTTCTAGTTCTTACCGATTTGTTTTGCTGGATGCCGGTTATCATTATGGGATGTATGTCTCAAGTCGGTGTTTTTATTTCGGGTGACGTGTACGCATGGACGGCAGTATTAGTATTACCTTTGAACTCGTCGTTAAATCCTTACCTGTATACAATATTGACGAGTGAAACATCTAGGAAGAAGAGGCGCCGTGATAAAGACTCCGGTGCAACAAAACTGACGTCATTACAGTCACAGTCCAGTAGTCGTGAATGTTCCAAGATGACCATCAGTCAAAGTGTTCAAAATGAACTTGAAG GTGTGGGAACATTGATGAAGATGGCAGTTACTACTCAAAGAAGTTGCCGACTTCTGCCGTTTATGACACGCGCCAGGTGTCGAGCGTTTTTGTTGTCAACATACCAGTCACGTAATGATTTCGAGTTTACAATGAAAGACATTGAGGCTATAAGTGCAGATTTGGTAAAAGCTCTTCAATATCTCCACAACAGCAACATCGCACATGGACATATTAATGAAGATTGTGTTCTGATTGAAAAG ATTCCAAATTCTGAATCAAGACGAGCTTTTATGATGATGTCAGGAAAGGAGCTACACTATCCATCAACAACGCATAAAAACTGCACAAACGAGACGTCTGACTTCGACGAAACAGAGATTCTAACCTCTACGGATTCGGCTTTTTGCGAAGACAAAGAACAACTACAATTGATTATCGCAAGATTAATCAAGGGAAAGCCAAACGAAAAACAACTGTAA